In one Alnus glutinosa chromosome 12, dhAlnGlut1.1, whole genome shotgun sequence genomic region, the following are encoded:
- the LOC133851989 gene encoding cysteine-tryptophan domain-containing zinc finger protein 7 translates to MISVGDGRKGLGLGFGGGREMDENELEEGEACSYRNDNDDYDASIDPDVALSYIDEKLQNVLGHFQKDFEGGVSAENLGAKFGGYGSFLPSYQRSPVCPHPRSPPKVQYSSTARSPNNSLLEGGHHNSSVSSTAPQSVRLVAASTSSTSLPVLKEPSTKDSVKQDVGTPSTRAEEVSTRYESENKKLTNLSDQKTLKVRIKVGSDNLSIRKNAAIYSGLGLDVSPSSSLNDSPSESEGMSREPQGVPFESPSSILQIMTSFPVYGDLLLSPLSHDLIDLSEKEKLMKDYRSMPVSRGGLESLNTLPNGSDSRKADGKVLGEKKMKSLKRNDLSAELKSCNSNGAWKGNGFISRKEPDIDMLACEELVSKTLKLPLLSNSNYAVGDMEKGTDRASDALREANMGLLKDKDFSELPKEEPLGPTFSQEDGWFEKSKAGSAGKFCEDKKASSLDDISVYPKKAAHPNREKSYDSVKSDSNVYKGRKALNTELTDPLKDKANQKATVHEKDSMGLPPEKEHSLSGSKKKSKGSQSNGTHAAEVPKVSLRVGSSSVPKTKKSTHADNYTSKSEVEDLKLQKDLGRAGEKYGDFFGKLEEENQMELEVPSEDKDFEVVEKSIASINNASGEKSSDKKFDKLLTSEAHPKVVSNGGPCYGNGPISNAVPATGAPSVIDLDTWVQCDRCHKWRLLPFGTSPKDLPEKWLCSMLDWLRGMNRCSVTQEETTKALFALYQVPAPESQTMHGNLGGVITGVTLANGRHPDQNHQNIGVPAMPCGGKKKDGLKEPSDATYKDGPPQLSNSMKKNLPASVKGRSLNDVSQSPLMGEPDFQQQSKSSELPVKKHKEKQKVRDNYSDGGDTKNLKMKSRKDNSDQDCSRASKKIKTEVMHFTDKDGMSDHGVPAGKIGPTANSGFSTALSERDQPKYNERSLFKDSRDDTTGDLHVSVKKAKHTVSVPLEMGTSDGRENSEKRKVRDNDDYRKERKLRVSKSEGKESRASRDSGRTDKKSSRAKNHQLGKDLESNLSQRSLDCMDSLRRDVGSLQPSMAATSSSSKVSGSHKTKASFQEVKGSPVESVSSSPMRISNSEKLTSASRDLKGKDDHPDTGLFAIGSPRRCSDAEDNDGSDRSGTARKDQTFSVAYHRPLGSSELDFQDRDFTHVSDGKARTQIVPSPNIANSHFTNGGVYNLGQDTPYPSKQQSSNQCHDDDRQTDSHPRTNESRPRKSGKGSSSRLKDKNRSFKTDFDMDKVKISDSLFDLQDHPPSHEVKPRDGKNQLQEKFGIKSDEADNKYVSKKDPAGKLSSESSKRESQLKLGEHDGPHIKVDSTCRLDALSTAKQNLQQDCDGERSSKRFPSDKTDQVGLLSGRGKSLPLPPSGGPQIETLNRCPRPATGSQNGNGVDSSAVDASEGDDAYKMRKQMRKADQQNGTQHISSRHSTPNGQKGRELDAPSPARRDSSSQAANNALKEAKDLKHLADRLKNSGSILESTGLYFEAALKFLYGASLLESGHCESSKHSEIIQSKQVYSSTAKLCEYCAHEYEKSKHMAAAALAYKCMEVAYMRVVYFSHTSASRDRHQLQTALQMVPPGESPSSSASDLDNLNNPTTVDKVTLSKGVSSPQVAGNHVIAAQSRPNFVRLLSFAQDVNFAMEASRKSRLAFAAANVSLGENKVGESISSIKRALDFNFQDVEGCLRLVRLAMEAISR, encoded by the exons atgATTTCTGTTGGGGATGGAAGGAAGGGGCTAGGGTTAGGATTTGGTGGTGGGAGAGAGATGGACGAGAATGAGCTTGAAGAAGGCGAAGCTTGTTCGTACCGGAACGACAACGACGATTACGACGCCAGCATCGACCCAGATGTTGCTCTGTCTTACATT GATGAGAAACTTCAAAATGTTTTGGGACACTTTCAGAAAGATTTTGAAGGTGGGGTTTCTGCAGAGAATTTAG GAGCAAAGTTTGGAGGGTATGGCTCGTTTTTACCTTCCTATCAGCGATCTCCTGTTTGTCCTCATCCAAGGAGTCCTCCAAAAGTTCAGTACTCCAGCACAGCCAGATCTCCCAACAATTCTCTATTGGAG GGTGGCCATCACAACTCTTCAGTTTCTTCAACTGCACCTCAGTCAGTGAGACTTGTAGCAGCTTCCACTAGTTCCACATCATTGCCTGTATTGAAGGAACCATCCACGAAGGACTCTGTCAAACAAGATGTCGGAACACCGTCTACTCGTGCTGAGGAAGTCAGTACTAGATATGAATCTGAAAACAAGAAACTTACTAATTTATCAGACCAGAAAACACTAAAGGTTCGAATCAAAGTGGGTTCTGATAACTTGTCAATACGAAAAAATGCTGCAATTTACAGCGGCCTTGGTCTTGATGTCTCACCATCGTCATCATTGAATGACAGCCCTTCAGAAAGTGAAGGGATGTCCCGGGAGCCCCAAGGTGTCCCATTTGAATCCCCCTCCAGTATTCTTCAG ATTATGACATCCTTTCCGGTGTACGGGGATCTACTCTTATCACCCCTTTCCCATGATCTTATTGACTTGAGTGAAAAGGAAAAGCTTATGAAAGATTATAGATCTATGCCTGTGAGCAGGGGTGGCTTGGAAAGTTTGAACACGCTACCAAATGGGTCTGATTCTAGAAAGGCTGATGGGAAAGTGTtaggagaaaagaaaatgaaatcttTGAAGCGAAATGATCTTTCAGCAGAATTGAAGAGTTGTAATAGTAATGGTGCTTGGAAGGGAAATGGGTTTATATCGAGGAAGGAACCAGACATTGATATGTTGGCTTGTGAGGAGCTTGTTTCTAAGACTCTGAAGCTGCCGCTTCTTTCTAATTCAAATTACGCTGTTGGTGACATGGAAAAAGGTACAGATCGGGCCTCTGATGCATTAAGGGAAGCCAATATGGGTTTGCTAAAGGACAAAGATTTCTCTGAGCTACCTAAAGAGGAACCGTTGGGGCCGACATTCTCTCAAGAGGATGGCTGGTTTGAGAAGTCAAAGGCTGGTTCAGCTGGAAAGTTTTGTGAAGATAAGAAAGCAAGTTCTCTTGATGACATTTCAGTATATCCAAAAAAAGCTGCCCATCCCAACAGAGAGAAAAGTTATGACTCAGTAAAGTCTGATTCAAATGTTTATAAGGGAAGGAAAGCTCTAAACACTGAACTCACAGATCCTTTAAAGGACAAGGCTAATCAGAAAGCTACTGTCCATGAAAAAGACAGTATGGGATTGCCTCCTGAGAAGGAACATTCTCTTTCTGGGAGTAAGAAAAAATCAAAGGGAAGTCAAAGTAATGGCACCCACGCTGCAGAGGTACCAAAAGTAAGCTTGAGGGTTGGTTCTTCGTCAGttcccaaaacaaaaaagagcaCTCATGCAGACAATTATACCTCTAAAAGTGAAGTGGAGGACTTGAAATTACAAAAGGATCTTGGAAGAGCTGGAGAAAAATATGGAGATTTCTTTGGGAAATTGGAAGAAGAGAACCAAATGGAATTGGAAGTGCCTTCTGAAGATAAGGACTTCGAGGTGGTTGAGAAAAGCATAGCTTCCATTAACAATGCTTCAGGTGAAAAATCAAGCGATAAGAAATTTGATAAGCTGTTGACATCAGAGGCTCATCCTAAAGTGGTTTCAAATGGAGGTCCATGCTATGGGAATGGGCCCATTTCTAATGCAGTTCCAGCAACAGGGGCTCCTTCAGTGATAGACCTCGATACTTGGGTGCAGTGTGACAGGTGTCATAAATGGCGGCTTCTTCCTTTTGGTACAAGCCCTAAAGACCTACCAGAGAAGTGGCTATGTAGCATGCTAGACTGGCT GCGTGGAATGAATCGGTGTAGTGTCACCCAGGAGGAAACAACAAAAGCTCTATTCGCACTGTACCAAGTTCCTGCTCCTGAAAGTCAAACTATGCATGGTAATCTTGGTGGGGTTATAACTGGAGTAACCTTGGCTAATGGTCGGCACCCTGACCAAAACCACCAAAATATTGGTGTACCTGCTATGCCTTGTggtggaaaaaagaaagatggatTAAAAGAACCATCAGATGCAACATATAAAGATGGTCCCCCTCAATTGTCAAATTCAATGAAGAAAAACTTGCCAGCTTCAGTGAAAGGTAGGAGCCTAAATGATGTGAGCCAATCTCCTCTGATGGGAGAACCCGATTTTCAGCAGCAAAGCAAGTCCAGTGAACTACCTGTGAAAAAACATaaagagaagcaaaaagtaCGTGACAACTATTCTGATGGAG GTGATACAAAGAATTTAAAGATGAAAAGCAGAAAGGATAATAGTGATCAAGATTGTTCTAGAGCTTCCAAGAAAATCAAGACTGAAGTTATGCATTTTACTGATAAAGATGGGATGTCGGACCACGGTGTGCCCGCTGGGAAGATAGGTCCTACTGCAAATAGTGGTTTTTCTACTGCATTATCTGAGAGGGATCAGCCTAAATACAACGAACGCTCCTTGTTTAAGGACTCAAGGGATGATACAACGGGCGACTTACATGTTTCTGTTAAGAAGGCAAAACACACTGTTTCAGTTCCCTTGGAAATGGGAACCTCTGATGGTAGAGAAAACTCTGAAAAGAGGAAAGTGAGGGACAACGATGACTACCGGAAGGAAAGGAAGTTAAGGGTATCCAAGTCTGAGGGGAAAGAATCCAGGGCAAGTAGAGACAGTGGCAGAACAGACAAAAAAAGTAGTCGTGCAAAGAACCACCAACTTGGGAAAGATCTAGAGAGCAATCTGTCTCAGCGAAGCTTGGATTGTATGGATTCTTTGAGAAGGGATGTGGGATCTCTGCAGCCTTCCATGGCAGCTACTTCAAGCTCTTCTAAGGTTTCTGGTTCCCATAAAACAAAGGCCAGCTTCCAGGAAGTGAAAGGCTCACCAGTTGAATCAGTTTCTTCATCACCTATGAGAATTTCTAATTCAGAAAAGCTTACATCAGCAAGTAGGGACCTCAAGGGGAAAGATGACCATCCAGATACTGGTCTCTTTGCCATAGGTAGTCCAAGAAGGTGCTCGGATGCTGAAGATAATGATGGGAGTGATCGATCTGGGACAGCAAGGAAGGACCAAACATTCAGTGTGGCTTATCACAGGCCCCTTGGGTCCTCTGAGCTTGATTTTCAAGACAGGGATTTTACTCACGTATCAGATGGTAAAGCTAGAACTCAGATTGTGCCTTCTCCTAATATTGCAAACAGCCATTTTACAAATGGTGGGGTCTATAATTTAGGCCAGGATACTCCATATCCTAGTAAACAACAGTCTTCAAATCAATGCCACGATGATGATAGACAGACTGACAGTCATCCTCGTACTAATGAGTCTCGTCCAAGGAAGTCTGGAAAGGGGTCCTCTTCACGGTTGAAGGACAAAAACCGGAGTTTTAAAACTGACTTTGATATGGATAAGGTCAAGATTTCTGATTCTCTCTTTGACCTTCAAGACCACCCTCCTTCCCATGAAGTAAAACCTAGGGATGGTAAAAACCAGTTGCAGGAGAAGTTTGGAATCAAGTCAGATGAAGCTGACAACAAATATGTCAGTAAGAAAGATCCTGCAGGAAAACTGTCAAGTGAGAGTAGTAAAAGAGAGAGCCAGTTAAAGCTTGGAGAGCATGATGGTCCACACATCAAAGTAGATTCTACCTGCCGACTGGATGCATTGTCTACAGCAAAGCAAAATCTGCAGCAAGACTGTGATGGTGAAAGATCTTCAAAGAGGTTCCCTTCTGACAAAACTGATCAAGTTGGGCTACTTTCTGGGAGAGGGAAGTCACTACCACTACCACCGTCTGGAGGACCTCAAATTGAGACACTGAACCGTTGTCCCAGACCAGCAACTGGGTCCCAAAATGGAAATGGAGTAGATAGTTCAGCAGTTGATGCCTCTGAAGGTGATGATGCATATAAGATGCGAAAACAAATGAGAAAGGCTGATCAGCAGAATGGAACTCAGCACATTAGTTCAAGACATTCCACACCGAATGGGCAGAAGGGCAGGGAACTTGATGCCCCTAGTCCAGCTAGAAGAGATTCCTCCAGCCAGGCTGCTAACAACGCTCTGAAAGAAGCTAAAGATCTAAAACACTTGGCCGATCGTCTTAAG AACTCTGGGTCAATTCTTGAGAGTACAGGACTTTACTTTGAGGCGGCCCTCAAGTTTCTTTATGGAGCCTCTCTATTGGAGTCTGGGCACTGTGAGAGTTCCAAACATAGTGAGATAATTCAATCGAAGCAAGTGTATAGCAGCACCGCAAAACTATGCGA GTATTGTGCCCATGAATATGAGAAATCCAAACACATGGCTGCTGCTGCTCTGGCCTACAAATGCATGGAGGTGGCTTATATGAGGGTAGTTTATTTCTCACATACTAGTGCAAGTAGAGATCGCCACCAGTTGCAGACTGCTCTACAAATGGTTCCTCCTG GTGAGTCTCCTTCTTCATCTGCCTCTGATCTTGACAACTTAAACAACCCCACCACAGTGGACAAGGTTACCTTATCAAAGGGTGTTAGCTCTCCCCAAGTTGCTGGAAACCATGTCATTGCTGCCCAAAGCCGTCCCAACTTTGTGCGGTTGCTCAGTTTT